The genomic segment GTAGACCCAGAAGAAGCTAAAGAAGTTGAAAAAATTGTCGAACAATCTTTAGCAAATACAAACGCTCCTCAGCATTCGCCAGCTTTTACAGAATCATTATCAACGAATACATCTATAACCGACTCCCGGACAAACAATTCTTTAATCTCTGATGATTCTCGCTCCCAAATAGAGTTCTAATATGGATGAATTCGTTAATTTACGCCCAAATCATATCGAGCCTAAACACTGGCATGAACTGGTAGTTGATAGCGCCATTCATCCGATTATTGCCTCTGCCAATTTTAAGTCTTTATATTATGATTCCATAGAACAATCCCATGAATCTTGGGAATACTTAATGTATAGTGACCAGATTGAGCGTAAAAATGCTGGTCGCTTAGGTGATAAAACTCTACAAACTTACGCATATCTTGATTCTACTGATGGTTGGTGGTGTGATGCTGGAGTTGACCCCCGCACTTTCTGTGATTTACAACCTGGGGATAAACCAAAAGAGAAACTTTGGGGTTGTTACAAGCCTGATTCTCCTAGACCAGATCCTCAAAAACCTGGGAAATTTATCAAATATGAACATCCCTACAAAGTTGAACTTAGTATCTTCTTATTAGAAGTACCAAAAGAAATTGCTGAACTGATTTACTTCAAAGCTGGCGTTGAGCCAAGCGCCTGCGATCGCCAATCAGGTTTCTGGTTTTCTGTGTGGAAACACAATATACCTGTAACCATTGTTGAAGGCGCTAAGAAAGCAGCGAGTATTTTGACTCAAGGCGATGCTGCTATCGGCTTGCCAGGGGTTAATGCTGCATATCGCTCTAAAGATGACCAAGGTAATCCAATTGAGAGCAAATTACGCTCAGAAATTGCCATGTTTGCCACTCCAGACAGAGAAATGAGAATCTGCTTTGACCATGATTCCAAAAGTAAAACTCAGGTCAACGTCGGCAAAGCTTTGATTAAAACTAGTCAACTTTTGGTCAATCATGGAGCTTTTGTCAAAATAATCACTTTACCCGGGCCAGAAAAAGGTGTTGACGATTTGATTGCCGCACAAGGCGCAGCCGTTTATGAAAAGCTCAAAGCCTTGGCGGTTTCTTTTGAAGATTGGCAGCAAAATAACCCTTTACCTGACCTGCGACAATTTATTTTTCTCAAAAATGGACAAGAGTTAAAGCTTAAGAGTGTGGCAGGGGTGGGGAGTGTGGGGAGTGTGGGGAGAAGTGAGATTCTCCTCACACCTGCAACAACTTCCACAACTTCCACACCTCCCACACCTCCCACACCTCCCACACCTGCTACACCTCCCACACCTCCCACACCTCCCACACCTCCCCTATCTCCCCTACCTCCTCTACCTGCCCTACCTCCTTTATCCCGTACTCACCCTCTGTATGCTGCTATCAAATCTATACAAGTACAACAGACATCATTAACCCAGCAAACAGAGTCAAAAATTGCAGATTTTCCACAAACTAATTCCCAAACAAATGATCCAGTAATTATTCCCGAAGCCTCTCTGACTCCCCTGCGTACTCTATCTCCTTTATCCCGTAGTCACCCTCTGTATGCTGCTATTATCAAATCCATACGAATACAACAGGCATTATTAACCCAACAGATAGAGTCAAAAATTGCGCCTCGTTTGCAAACTAATTCCCAAACAAATAATCAAGTAATTATTCCCGAAGCCCCTCAATCTCAAGTTAGTCCCCCTTCAGAACAAAGCAGCATTCAGAACTCACAAAACACGGAATCAATATCAGTCGATGAATTAGACGAATTAGATGAATTAAACCTATTGAAACGCCGTCGTCGCCAATCCGAAATTATTTCTGACACCATAGAGGATAACAAAACTTTTGTTGAAAAACCCTCTAGTCTTAACAAGGATTCTTTTGAATCTAGCAGCATACCTACTGCTAACAGTTGGGTCAATATCAAACAGGTAACAGTTTATAAACAAACAATCCCTCGAAGGTTTTTAGAAGCTAAACAAAATCAAGACATTGCTTTTGCTGCTAGAGAGCTTGTCAAGAATTATGGCGTTCAACAACATGATGGCTCTATAGTTTATCGTGCCGATGCTTTTATTCTTAAAAAGAATAAATCTACTTATACTATTCATCGTCGTCAAGCGACAAACTTAGATAATCCAATTATGGAGTTTGAAGCCTCACAATATCATATTAATATTACTCAAAAACCTTTAGATAAGTTTTTACCTATAGAACGCCAGGAGTTTTTAACGGTTGCAGATACCTTAAAGCAAGGTAAAGAGCTACCCTCCCTTGATGAAGACCCCAGGAAAATTGCTAACAGTCTAAGCTCTCTTTCTC from the Nostoc flagelliforme CCNUN1 genome contains:
- a CDS encoding DUF3854 domain-containing protein, with protein sequence MDEFVNLRPNHIEPKHWHELVVDSAIHPIIASANFKSLYYDSIEQSHESWEYLMYSDQIERKNAGRLGDKTLQTYAYLDSTDGWWCDAGVDPRTFCDLQPGDKPKEKLWGCYKPDSPRPDPQKPGKFIKYEHPYKVELSIFLLEVPKEIAELIYFKAGVEPSACDRQSGFWFSVWKHNIPVTIVEGAKKAASILTQGDAAIGLPGVNAAYRSKDDQGNPIESKLRSEIAMFATPDREMRICFDHDSKSKTQVNVGKALIKTSQLLVNHGAFVKIITLPGPEKGVDDLIAAQGAAVYEKLKALAVSFEDWQQNNPLPDLRQFIFLKNGQELKLKSVAGVGSVGSVGRSEILLTPATTSTTSTPPTPPTPPTPATPPTPPTPPTPPLSPLPPLPALPPLSRTHPLYAAIKSIQVQQTSLTQQTESKIADFPQTNSQTNDPVIIPEASLTPLRTLSPLSRSHPLYAAIIKSIRIQQALLTQQIESKIAPRLQTNSQTNNQVIIPEAPQSQVSPPSEQSSIQNSQNTESISVDELDELDELNLLKRRRRQSEIISDTIEDNKTFVEKPSSLNKDSFESSSIPTANSWVNIKQVTVYKQTIPRRFLEAKQNQDIAFAARELVKNYGVQQHDGSIVYRADAFILKKNKSTYTIHRRQATNLDNPIMEFEASQYHINITQKPLDKFLPIERQEFLTVADTLKQGKELPSLDEDPRKIANSLSSLSPDGTHKILESFKSLEVLKILTSTLEAFNSHDLELGNYRITYTPNHENNGDIKLLKTEHNGTSRVAVHLELSRTDEQMSHLVHSMAINSLEIDKLRLMATKLQIPTINSAANAHATRDLTLPLHPALAEVWSLLETSTRWTSGANQGNEGFRERFQKDPNAKLTLGEQSQLYFKFLIQTKEEIIIHGKTDIILPPLSEITEDLKLLREQSINNFYSPRIDLIETQKPTQNQPRNPEPQLNNLEV